One window of the Eucalyptus grandis isolate ANBG69807.140 chromosome 6, ASM1654582v1, whole genome shotgun sequence genome contains the following:
- the LOC104448485 gene encoding uncharacterized protein LOC104448485, with amino-acid sequence MDQTAPMEEEYFMEDTSRLLEAASDFALYPGVQNDAAAKEFLDRFPLPVIISALQARADVPGLESTLVNCLERVFKTKYGASLIPHFMPFVQVGLQAASQEVRCLACKTVSCLLENSDEKSLSAVKIIIEYNIYPLLLDCLVNGNEQVAAASMDAIKTLACLQRGTNIVFPASDSEVTHLRNLAAQCSSLGRVRVLALIVKLFSVSSSVASIIYSSNLLSLFEAEISNFQDTLVTLSVLELLYEMVEIRHATEILSRTALLQLLASIISNASLESILRSRAMMICGRLLSKEDTYMFTDESSVRVVVSAIDGRLSSSESLDTDECEAALEALGQIGLSTQGAELLLSSTYPVARHVVYAAFDRQGRGKQLAALHALGNLAGEARSDNSVILNGSAEETLRLLIYEAASRSPKLTPSGLFLSVLQQEAETRLAGYRPITALVARPWCLMEICSKEEIVDIVTDPSIETTKIGMEARYGCCQAIHKAFTRSTKLMSDPSLAGIASKLQDAVRRGPFLARRRSEAQPVVMTAERF; translated from the exons ATGGACCAGACagcgccaatggaggaagaatACTTCATGGAGGACACCTCCCGCTTGCTGGAAGCGGCTTCCGACTTCGCCCTCTATCCCG GCGTCCAGAACGACGCGGCCGCGAAGGAGTTTCTCGATCGCTTTCCTCTTCCCGTCATCATCAG TGCTTTGCAAGCCAGAGCGGATGTGCCTGGTCTCGAGAGTACACTGGTTAATTGTCTGGAGAGAGTGTTCAAGACCAAATACGGCGCTTCCTTGATCCCGCACTTTATG CCTTTTGTACAAGTTGGTTTGCAGGCAGCTTCACAAGAAGTCAGATGTCTGGCTTGCAAAACG gtGTCTTGCCTGTTGGAGAATTCGGATGAAAAGTCTTTGTCTGCTGTGAAGATAATTATTGAGTACAATATTTACCCACTTTTGCTTGATTGCCTtgttaatgg AAATGAACAAGTTGCCGCAGCTTCAATGGATGCTATTAAGACTCTGGCATGCCTTCAAAGAGGCACG AACATTGTTTTTCCAGCCAGTGACAGTGAAGTTACGCATCTTAGAAACTTAGCAGCTCAATGCTCGTCATTG GGTCGTGTTCGGGTTCTAGCTTTGATAGTGAAGCTGTTTTCTGTCTCCAGTTCTGTTGCATCAATTATCTACAGTTCCAATCTACTAAGTTTATTTGAGGCAGAAATCAGCAATTTTCAAGATACCCTTGTAACTTTGAGTGTTCTGGAGCTCCTGTATGAG ATGGTTGAGATCCGGCATGCAACGGAAATTTTGTCAAGGACTGCACTTCTTCAGCTACTTGCTTCTATCATAAG CAATGCATCGTTGGAGTCAATTTTGAGGTCCAGAGCAATGATGATTTGCGGAAGACTACTGTCCAAGGAGGACACTTATATGTTTACAGACGAATCCA GTGTCAGAGTAGTTGTTTCTGCCATTGATGGGAGACTCAGCTCGTCAGAGAGTCTAGATACAGATGAATGTGAAGCTGCCCTTGAAGCATTAGGTCAAATTGGATTAT CAACTCAGGGAGCTGAGTTATTGTTGTCGAGCACATATCCTGTTGCAAGACATGTAGTGTATGCTGCCTTTGACAGACAAGGACGTGGTAAACAGCTG GCTGCATTGCATGCACTGGGAAATTTGGCTGGAGAAGCTCGGTCAGATAATAGTGTAATACTGAATGGTTCTGCAGAAGAAACCCTTAGACTCTTGATATATGAGGCTGCATCCAGGAGTCCAAAGCTGACACCATCG GGCCTTTTCCTATCAGTTCTTCAGCAGGAGGCAGAAACTCGTTTAGCG GGTTATAGGCCGATTACAGCTTTGGTAGCTAGGCCATGGTGCCTGATGGAGATCTGTTCAAAAGAAGAGATAGTAGATATCGTAACTGACCCGAGCATTGAAACCACAAAAATAG GCATGGAAGCTAGGTACGGTTGCTGCCAAGCAATACACAAAGCTTTCACACGTTCAACCAAACTGATGAGCGATCCTTCTCTGGCTGGAATTGCTAGCAAG TTGCAAGATGCTGTAAGAAGGGGTCCCTTTCTTGCAAGAAGGCGTTCCGAGGCTCAACCTGTTGTAATGACAGCCGAAAGATTCTAG